From the Nonlabens marinus S1-08 genome, one window contains:
- a CDS encoding carboxypeptidase-like regulatory domain-containing protein: MKIKRLPINTNLSRLVILLIGLMGGIASAQSTKISGIVVDATTAEPLMGVAVYISGTSTGVVTGPDGTYNIIYSPAYNAPLVFAFLGYEKIQIENPIDMDLSRVKMTEQTNTLEAVVIDPDPWDRATKEELFLNYFVGKRSREDATVLNLKDVKLRFNPSLKQLIAFASNPILLKNEELGYLITYDLAEFEVNFKFIPNSTDIEKVFRLEHARDRYIAENSFVSGTSFYREFPGKKPTERQRERRRKKAFSKSHLRLFRSIISEQLNEANFELFYDGFKVKPEDHIRVRRESDEVYQVTFRNLKYSIRDRDGNQTDMYLSSNYMYIDRYGNNLSPRELMLSGYIPELGVGGMMPMDYDYSVGQ; the protein is encoded by the coding sequence ATGAAAATAAAGAGGCTACCGATTAATACTAATCTTTCGCGCTTAGTAATTCTCTTGATAGGTTTGATGGGTGGTATAGCTAGCGCCCAAAGCACAAAAATATCTGGAATTGTTGTGGATGCGACAACCGCTGAGCCGTTAATGGGTGTTGCTGTATATATTTCTGGAACCTCTACAGGTGTAGTGACAGGTCCAGATGGGACTTACAATATCATTTATTCTCCTGCTTACAATGCACCATTAGTTTTTGCCTTTTTAGGCTATGAGAAAATCCAAATTGAGAATCCAATAGATATGGATTTGAGTCGCGTTAAAATGACTGAACAAACTAATACGTTAGAAGCGGTGGTTATTGATCCAGATCCATGGGATCGAGCGACAAAGGAAGAGTTGTTTCTCAACTATTTTGTGGGTAAAAGAAGTCGCGAGGACGCCACAGTACTCAATTTAAAAGATGTAAAGTTGCGATTCAACCCCAGTTTAAAGCAACTCATAGCTTTTGCTAGTAATCCTATTCTGCTAAAAAATGAAGAGTTGGGTTATTTGATTACTTACGATCTTGCTGAATTTGAAGTGAACTTCAAATTCATTCCAAATTCCACTGATATAGAGAAAGTGTTCCGTTTAGAACACGCACGGGATCGCTATATAGCAGAAAACTCATTTGTCTCTGGCACCTCCTTTTATAGAGAGTTTCCAGGTAAAAAACCTACGGAACGCCAGCGGGAACGCCGCAGAAAAAAAGCTTTTTCAAAATCCCACCTAAGGTTATTTCGATCGATCATAAGTGAACAGCTCAATGAAGCTAATTTTGAGCTGTTCTACGATGGATTTAAAGTCAAACCAGAGGATCACATTAGAGTACGTCGAGAAAGTGATGAAGTGTACCAAGTAACCTTCAGGAACTTGAAATATTCCATTAGAGATCGCGATGGAAATCAAACGGATATGTACTTGTCAAGTAACTACATGTACATAGATCGTTATGGAAACAACCTTTCTCCTCGAGAATTGATGCTCTCTGGCTATATACCTGAGTTAGGTGTAGGAGGTATGATGCCTATGGATTACGATTATTCTGTAGGACAATAA
- the fbp gene encoding class 1 fructose-bisphosphatase yields the protein MSRINQSLGEFIIENQGEFAYSSGELSRLINSIRLAAKMVNHEVNKAGLVDITGSVGEINTQGEDQQKLDVFANNVFIQTLTNREIVCGIASEENEDFITIAGSNSDHKNKYVVLIDPLDGSSNIDVNVSVGTIFSIYRRITPLGTPVKKEDFLQPGNLQVAAGYIVYGTSTMLVYTTGHGVNGFTLNPALGTYYLSHPNMRFPEEGNIYSVNEGNYVHFPQGIKDYIKYCQQEEGNRPYTSRYIGSLVSDIHRNMIKGGIYMYPKSSKAATGKLRLLYECNPMAFIVEQAGGKASDGETRIMELKPTDLHQRVPFICGSKTMVEKAEEFIAKAKN from the coding sequence ATGTCCCGTATTAATCAATCCCTAGGAGAATTTATCATTGAAAACCAAGGGGAGTTTGCCTATAGCAGTGGTGAACTATCACGACTCATCAACTCGATCAGACTAGCTGCTAAAATGGTGAATCACGAAGTCAACAAGGCAGGACTCGTAGACATTACCGGTAGTGTGGGAGAGATCAACACACAAGGAGAAGATCAACAAAAACTGGATGTTTTCGCTAACAATGTATTTATCCAAACCCTAACAAATCGTGAGATTGTTTGTGGTATCGCCAGTGAGGAAAACGAAGATTTCATAACTATCGCAGGAAGCAATAGTGATCACAAGAACAAATATGTGGTTCTTATAGATCCATTAGATGGTAGCTCTAACATTGATGTCAACGTGTCAGTAGGAACTATTTTTTCCATCTATAGACGTATAACTCCATTAGGAACTCCTGTAAAAAAAGAAGATTTTCTACAACCAGGAAATCTACAAGTTGCCGCAGGATATATCGTGTATGGTACTTCAACAATGCTTGTTTACACTACAGGCCACGGCGTCAACGGTTTTACATTAAACCCAGCATTGGGAACCTATTACCTTTCCCATCCTAACATGAGGTTTCCTGAAGAAGGAAATATTTACAGTGTTAATGAAGGGAATTATGTACACTTCCCTCAAGGAATCAAAGATTATATCAAATACTGCCAGCAGGAAGAAGGAAACCGTCCTTATACCAGCCGCTACATAGGTAGCCTGGTAAGTGACATTCACCGCAATATGATCAAGGGTGGAATTTATATGTACCCTAAAAGCTCTAAAGCTGCCACCGGTAAATTACGCCTACTTTATGAATGTAATCCCATGGCTTTTATTGTAGAGCAAGCTGGCGGAAAGGCGAGTGATGGAGAAACACGTATCATGGAATTGAAACCAACAGATCTTCACCAGCGTGTGCCATTTATTTGTGGAAGTAAAACTATGGTTGAAAAAGCAGAAGAGTTCATCGCAAAGGCAAAGAACTAA
- a CDS encoding TM2 domain-containing protein, with the protein MSTEGYDSTKRNNDFEDAKRSAQESARDFQRGVNDMVQGQENKKVLAGLLGIFLGGFGIHKFVLGYTQEGIIQIIITVLTCGFGQIIGFIEGIIYLTKSDEEFYETYQIGRKPWF; encoded by the coding sequence ATGAGCACTGAGGGTTACGACAGTACAAAAAGAAATAATGATTTTGAAGACGCAAAAAGAAGCGCGCAAGAAAGCGCACGAGATTTTCAGCGTGGAGTAAACGATATGGTTCAAGGTCAAGAAAATAAAAAAGTTCTAGCTGGTTTGCTGGGGATATTTTTGGGAGGGTTTGGAATCCACAAGTTTGTTTTAGGATACACACAAGAAGGGATCATTCAAATCATCATTACCGTTCTAACTTGTGGTTTCGGACAAATTATAGGATTCATTGAGGGTATTATCTACCTCACAAAATCTGATGAGGAGTTTTATGAAACCTATCAGATAGGACGAAAGCCTTGGTTTTAA
- a CDS encoding NAD-dependent epimerase/dehydratase family protein, with the protein MPQKILVIGACGQIGTELTMKLRELHGNDQVIASDIREGNEELMRSGPFEIIDAMDYDQIENTCLYYEVDEVYLMAAMLSATGEKFPDKAWKLNMNSLFHVLDLAKDGKINKVFWPSSIAVFGPTTPQVDTPQHTIMEPTTVYGISKQTGERWCEYYHSKYGVDVRSIRYPGLISWKTLPGGGTTDYAVEIFHKALEEQSYSCFLSEDTALPMMYMEDAIRATVQIMEAPGEQIKERSSYNLSGMSFTPADIASEIQKHVPEFQMSYAPDSRQQIADSWPSSIDDSTAREDWNWNSTYDLKKTVVEMLEHLR; encoded by the coding sequence ATGCCCCAAAAAATTCTAGTCATAGGCGCCTGCGGCCAAATAGGAACAGAACTAACCATGAAACTGCGCGAGCTGCATGGTAATGATCAGGTTATCGCTTCAGACATACGAGAAGGGAATGAGGAGTTGATGAGATCTGGGCCTTTTGAGATCATCGACGCGATGGATTATGATCAGATTGAGAATACGTGTTTGTATTACGAGGTGGATGAGGTGTATTTGATGGCCGCAATGTTGAGCGCTACGGGTGAGAAATTTCCCGATAAAGCCTGGAAATTGAATATGAATTCGCTTTTCCACGTGCTGGATCTTGCTAAAGATGGAAAAATTAATAAGGTGTTTTGGCCATCGAGTATTGCTGTTTTTGGGCCAACAACCCCACAAGTCGATACGCCACAACATACCATTATGGAGCCGACCACAGTTTATGGTATCAGTAAACAAACTGGGGAGCGCTGGTGTGAATATTACCATAGCAAATATGGAGTGGACGTGCGCAGCATACGCTATCCTGGCTTGATTTCTTGGAAAACTCTTCCTGGTGGTGGAACTACAGATTATGCTGTAGAAATTTTTCACAAAGCGCTAGAAGAACAATCTTATTCTTGTTTCCTTTCTGAAGATACTGCCTTGCCTATGATGTATATGGAAGATGCCATACGTGCTACTGTCCAAATTATGGAAGCCCCTGGAGAACAAATCAAAGAACGTTCTTCCTATAACTTGAGCGGGATGAGTTTCACTCCAGCTGACATAGCAAGCGAGATTCAAAAGCATGTTCCAGAGTTCCAAATGTCCTACGCTCCAGATTCCCGTCAGCAAATTGCAGACAGCTGGCCTAGTTCTATAGATGACTCAACAGCTAGGGAAGATTGGAACTGGAACTCCACTTATGACCTCAAGAAGACGGTTGTAGAAATGCTGGAACATCTGCGCTAG
- a CDS encoding GNAT family N-acyltransferase, with protein sequence MSLVNANEVAKAIQIDKYGLLGKLGGWSLMKLLRISTLNKIYNKNKDKEGMVFLDAILDDLQIQFEIPEDDLRRIPKTGPFITISNHPLGGVDGILLLKLLVDRRPDFKIIANFLLHRIEPLKPYIMPVNPFEDHKDAQSSTKGFIQAMRHLKNDLPLGIFPAGEVSTYRDGKLVVDKAWEPSAMKLIQRAEVPVIPIYFHAKNSKLFYRLAKISDIFRTAKLPSELLTQKHRTIIVRIGNAVPVATQKEHSSLDDFTEFLRRKTYLLSKAYDKETVKLRDIPKNIKLPKPPPQKIIKTGDSNAMIQEVNKLRDDEKRLLISKNYEVFLAKADQIPNILRELGRLREITFRQIGEGTNKSIDLDEFDQYYHQMFLWDNEANRIAGAYRMGMGEEIFEKYGIEGFYLNELFTIDTDAHKMMKESIEMGRAFIIPEYQQKPMPLFLLWKGIVHCTLRFPNHKYLIGGVSISNKFSNFSKSLMIEFMKSNYYDPYLAQFIKPKKEFKIKLEDADKDFIFDASEADLNKFDKLIDELEPNELRLPVLIKKYVKQNAKVIAFNVDPLFNDAIDGLMYIRIADLPESTVKPVMEEFQAEMEAKYFESNGDENKEATD encoded by the coding sequence ATGAGCCTGGTAAATGCAAACGAAGTAGCAAAAGCAATCCAAATTGACAAATATGGATTGCTAGGAAAGTTAGGCGGCTGGTCCTTAATGAAACTACTGCGCATTTCTACCCTCAATAAAATTTATAATAAGAACAAGGATAAGGAAGGGATGGTGTTCCTTGACGCCATCCTCGATGATTTACAAATTCAATTTGAGATTCCAGAAGATGACCTGCGGCGAATTCCAAAAACAGGACCGTTTATTACTATATCAAATCATCCACTAGGCGGCGTCGATGGGATTTTATTATTAAAGCTGCTAGTAGATCGCAGACCAGACTTCAAGATCATTGCTAATTTTTTGCTGCATCGCATTGAGCCCTTGAAGCCATATATCATGCCTGTAAACCCGTTTGAAGATCATAAGGATGCGCAATCCTCTACTAAAGGGTTTATTCAAGCGATGCGTCATTTGAAAAATGATTTACCCTTGGGTATCTTCCCAGCAGGTGAAGTCTCTACCTATAGGGATGGGAAATTAGTAGTAGATAAAGCCTGGGAGCCATCAGCAATGAAGTTGATCCAGCGTGCGGAAGTTCCTGTTATACCCATTTACTTTCATGCGAAGAATAGTAAGCTCTTTTACAGACTCGCTAAGATTTCAGATATCTTCCGTACGGCAAAATTACCTTCAGAGTTGCTTACGCAAAAGCATAGAACCATCATCGTCCGTATAGGAAACGCCGTCCCGGTGGCTACACAAAAAGAGCACAGCTCACTAGACGATTTTACAGAGTTTTTGCGCCGCAAGACTTATCTGCTATCCAAAGCTTACGACAAGGAAACTGTAAAACTGCGCGATATTCCTAAGAATATTAAATTACCGAAACCCCCACCGCAAAAAATTATCAAAACAGGTGATTCTAATGCGATGATACAAGAGGTCAATAAACTACGCGATGACGAGAAGCGCTTGTTGATTTCCAAGAATTATGAGGTTTTTCTAGCCAAAGCAGATCAAATACCTAACATTCTTAGAGAGTTAGGCCGCTTGCGTGAGATCACCTTCCGTCAAATAGGTGAGGGGACAAACAAGTCCATTGACCTGGACGAGTTTGATCAATACTACCACCAGATGTTTTTGTGGGATAATGAGGCAAACCGGATTGCTGGAGCCTACCGCATGGGCATGGGCGAGGAAATTTTTGAGAAGTACGGGATTGAAGGGTTTTACCTCAATGAACTCTTTACTATTGATACAGATGCCCATAAAATGATGAAAGAATCCATTGAGATGGGTAGAGCTTTTATCATTCCAGAATACCAGCAAAAACCGATGCCATTGTTTTTATTATGGAAAGGAATTGTGCATTGCACGCTGCGATTCCCAAATCATAAGTACTTGATAGGTGGAGTAAGCATCAGCAATAAATTTTCTAATTTTTCTAAGTCACTCATGATTGAATTCATGAAGTCCAACTATTACGATCCCTATCTCGCACAATTCATCAAGCCTAAAAAGGAGTTTAAAATCAAGTTAGAAGATGCCGACAAAGACTTCATCTTTGACGCTTCAGAGGCAGATTTGAACAAGTTTGACAAACTCATTGATGAGTTAGAACCTAATGAGTTGCGACTTCCTGTGCTGATCAAGAAGTACGTCAAGCAAAACGCTAAGGTTATTGCCTTCAACGTTGATCCTTTATTCAATGATGCCATTGATGGATTGATGTATATACGCATCGCAGATCTTCCTGAAAGCACGGTTAAGCCCGTAATGGAAGAATTTCAAGCGGAAATGGAGGCGAAATATTTTGAATCGAATGGAGATGAAAATAAAGAGGCTACCGATTAA
- a CDS encoding tellurite resistance TerB family protein: protein MSFSSLFESGESARNKSHFAMLVTLAYSSGLKPEETTQLLRFKQVLDISDSDYEVILKNPQGYPVTPPNTSDERIQWLHDLFKIVFADNVMDEPEHKLLRKYATALGYTDADAEYLVERSIEIFNGHLNLEDYRHLLNKNR, encoded by the coding sequence ATGTCATTTTCATCTCTGTTTGAATCTGGAGAAAGCGCCAGAAACAAAAGTCACTTTGCAATGCTAGTGACTCTTGCTTATTCCTCTGGTTTAAAGCCAGAAGAAACCACGCAACTATTACGTTTTAAGCAAGTTCTTGATATTTCTGATTCTGATTATGAAGTTATTCTTAAAAACCCACAGGGATACCCAGTAACACCTCCTAATACCAGTGATGAGCGTATTCAGTGGTTGCACGATTTGTTTAAAATCGTTTTCGCAGACAACGTTATGGATGAACCAGAGCACAAATTATTAAGAAAATATGCTACCGCATTAGGCTATACAGATGCTGATGCAGAATACCTGGTAGAACGTTCTATAGAGATCTTTAATGGTCACTTGAACCTGGAAGATTACCGTCATCTATTGAATAAGAACCGCTAG
- a CDS encoding aspartate kinase has product MRIYKFGGASVKDADGVRNVMNVLKTMGTDKLGVVISAMGKTTNALEAVIASYESNDTSYLDLIDQLHEEHLVVVEDLKKLAHGVNEASVLRFRESEINKDLKAIVESLKGEMLRNKSRNYSFLYDQVVSHGELMSSKIVAAFLNACEIPVVWKDARQLIMTDNKYRDATVDWEQTQEQIQKHCADELFITQGFIGSDENGFTTTLGREGSDYTAAILAYSLNASEVSIWKDVPGVLNADPRVFNNTVLLEKIPYDEAIELAFYGASVIHPKTLQPLQEKEIPLKVKSFINPKEQGSTITSSKSLVPTTPCFIVRKNMVFLRISSRDFSFIGESSISDIFHELSESKMQVGLLQNSAISFSLCLEDKYNRISTLLEGLEGKFKVSHVTGVSLYTIRHYAGDTIQEMEEGKNVLLKQRTQETLQLVVQE; this is encoded by the coding sequence ATGAGAATATACAAATTTGGAGGAGCATCAGTTAAAGATGCCGATGGCGTGCGCAACGTCATGAATGTATTGAAAACCATGGGAACCGATAAGCTAGGGGTCGTAATATCTGCCATGGGAAAAACCACAAACGCTTTAGAAGCGGTCATCGCCAGCTATGAATCTAACGATACTAGTTATTTAGACCTTATCGATCAGCTGCACGAGGAACATTTAGTGGTAGTGGAGGACTTAAAAAAGTTGGCTCATGGTGTGAATGAGGCTAGTGTATTACGCTTTCGCGAAAGCGAAATTAACAAAGACCTCAAAGCAATTGTCGAGTCCTTAAAAGGCGAGATGTTGCGCAACAAAAGCCGTAATTACAGTTTCTTATACGATCAAGTGGTCAGCCATGGAGAACTGATGTCTTCTAAAATTGTAGCAGCATTTTTGAACGCCTGCGAGATTCCAGTAGTATGGAAAGATGCACGGCAATTGATCATGACAGATAATAAATACCGAGACGCGACGGTAGACTGGGAACAAACCCAAGAGCAAATTCAAAAGCACTGTGCAGACGAGTTATTCATTACTCAAGGATTTATAGGGTCTGACGAGAATGGCTTTACCACGACACTGGGTCGTGAGGGTAGTGACTATACAGCAGCTATTCTTGCGTATAGTTTAAACGCTAGTGAGGTGAGCATTTGGAAGGATGTTCCTGGGGTATTGAACGCAGATCCTAGAGTTTTCAACAACACGGTATTGTTAGAGAAAATCCCCTATGATGAAGCGATTGAATTGGCTTTTTATGGAGCATCTGTAATTCACCCAAAAACGTTGCAACCGTTGCAGGAGAAGGAGATTCCACTTAAGGTAAAGTCGTTTATCAACCCTAAAGAACAAGGGTCGACGATTACTTCAAGTAAATCCTTGGTGCCTACCACGCCTTGCTTTATAGTTAGAAAAAATATGGTGTTCTTGAGAATTTCTTCTAGGGATTTCAGCTTTATTGGAGAAAGCAGCATTTCAGATATTTTTCATGAATTGAGTGAAAGCAAAATGCAGGTAGGTTTGCTTCAAAACAGCGCCATTAGCTTTTCGTTGTGTTTAGAAGACAAGTACAATCGCATTTCTACCTTATTAGAAGGTCTAGAAGGAAAATTCAAGGTGAGCCATGTCACTGGAGTTTCTTTGTACACCATTCGTCATTATGCAGGTGATACCATTCAAGAAATGGAAGAAGGGAAGAACGTATTGTTGAAACAACGAACCCAAGAAACACTACAATTGGTCGTCCAAGAGTGA
- a CDS encoding ligase-associated DNA damage response exonuclease, which produces MSKPLLQFTDSGIYCDAAGVYLDPWKPVDKALITHGHADHSRWGHKKYITHHDNVPIISHRLGDINVSGIAHGENLLINNVKFSFHPAGHIPGSCQIRVEHNDEVWVFTGDYKTENDGISTPYEPIKCDTFITECTFGLPAFKWRPQSEVMHDVNTWCAQNHAEGKTSILFAYSLGKAQRLIKHLDTSQMKIYCHGAVYKMTEVLRELIDFPETTLVTRDTTKEELKGSIVVAPPSAHGSAWMRKFVPYATASASGWMTFRGARRRRAIDKGFVLSDHCDWDGLLQSIDATGCENVITTHGYQEIFARYLREEKGLNAISERTQYEGENLNESEKELETEPELETLKAEEVKLKKEKK; this is translated from the coding sequence ATGTCCAAACCACTTTTACAATTTACCGATAGCGGAATCTATTGCGATGCTGCAGGTGTGTACCTCGATCCCTGGAAACCTGTGGACAAGGCGTTGATCACACATGGCCATGCAGACCACAGTCGCTGGGGACACAAGAAATACATCACGCATCACGATAACGTTCCTATTATTTCCCACAGGTTGGGCGACATTAATGTTTCTGGTATCGCTCACGGCGAAAATTTACTCATCAACAACGTCAAATTTTCATTCCATCCTGCGGGACACATTCCAGGATCCTGCCAGATAAGAGTGGAACACAACGACGAGGTTTGGGTTTTTACTGGTGACTACAAAACCGAAAATGATGGGATTTCTACTCCTTATGAACCTATCAAATGTGACACTTTTATAACGGAATGCACTTTTGGACTACCAGCATTTAAGTGGCGACCACAATCAGAAGTCATGCACGATGTCAACACATGGTGCGCACAAAATCATGCGGAAGGAAAAACCTCTATCCTATTTGCCTATTCCTTGGGAAAAGCACAGCGACTCATCAAACATTTGGATACTAGCCAGATGAAGATCTACTGTCATGGAGCCGTATACAAAATGACTGAAGTGTTAAGAGAATTGATTGATTTTCCAGAGACGACTCTAGTCACTAGAGATACTACCAAAGAAGAGTTGAAAGGGAGTATCGTGGTCGCGCCACCTAGCGCTCATGGATCTGCCTGGATGCGCAAATTTGTACCTTATGCAACGGCCAGTGCTAGTGGTTGGATGACCTTTAGAGGTGCGCGCCGCAGGCGTGCTATTGATAAAGGTTTTGTATTGTCGGACCATTGCGATTGGGATGGTTTGCTGCAAAGTATTGATGCAACCGGTTGTGAAAATGTCATTACCACACACGGTTATCAAGAGATTTTTGCAAGGTACCTGCGGGAAGAAAAAGGATTGAATGCGATTAGTGAACGCACTCAGTATGAAGGAGAAAATTTGAATGAATCTGAAAAAGAACTTGAAACTGAACCTGAACTTGAAACTTTAAAAGCAGAGGAAGTTAAATTGAAAAAAGAAAAGAAATAA
- a CDS encoding 2-hydroxyacid dehydrogenase, with product MKILHLDSNHEILEQKLADAGFVNHHDHQSSKQEIQQKIAEYDGLVVRSRFPIDAEFLSHATNLKCIGRVGAGLENIDLEAAEAMNITCFNAPEGNRNAVGEHSLALLLSLFNKLRKADQEVRQGIWDREGNRGIELDGRTVGLIGYGNMGKAFARKLRGFDCEVLCYDIKDGVGDENARQVTLTQLQQKAEVLSLHTPQTPETIGMVNDDFIAGFEQPFYLINTARGKSVVTSDVVKALESGKILGAGLDVLEYEKSSFENLFRESDIPPAFKKLLVMDNVILTPHVAGWTVESKFKLAETIADKMIQKLKA from the coding sequence ATGAAGATCCTACACTTAGACAGCAATCACGAGATACTAGAGCAAAAGCTAGCAGATGCTGGCTTTGTAAACCACCATGATCATCAGTCCAGTAAGCAAGAGATCCAACAAAAAATAGCTGAATATGACGGCCTGGTAGTACGTAGTCGTTTCCCGATTGATGCAGAGTTTTTATCTCATGCAACTAACTTGAAATGTATAGGTCGTGTAGGCGCTGGACTGGAAAATATAGATCTTGAAGCTGCGGAAGCTATGAACATTACCTGCTTCAACGCCCCAGAGGGAAATAGGAATGCAGTAGGTGAACACTCATTAGCACTGTTGCTTTCTTTATTCAATAAGCTCAGAAAGGCAGATCAAGAAGTGCGTCAAGGAATTTGGGATCGAGAAGGAAATCGTGGGATTGAACTGGATGGTCGAACCGTGGGCTTGATAGGTTACGGGAATATGGGAAAAGCATTTGCTAGAAAACTAAGGGGTTTTGACTGCGAGGTCTTATGCTACGACATTAAAGATGGTGTGGGCGATGAAAATGCTCGCCAAGTAACTCTTACTCAATTGCAGCAAAAAGCAGAAGTCTTGAGTTTACACACACCACAAACACCAGAAACGATAGGAATGGTGAACGATGATTTCATCGCTGGATTTGAGCAACCTTTTTATTTAATCAACACGGCTCGTGGAAAATCAGTGGTCACCTCAGATGTGGTAAAAGCGTTAGAGAGTGGTAAGATTCTAGGTGCAGGGCTGGATGTTTTAGAATATGAGAAAAGCTCCTTTGAAAACCTTTTTCGCGAAAGCGATATTCCTCCCGCATTTAAAAAACTACTGGTAATGGACAACGTAATCTTAACTCCTCATGTAGCAGGATGGACCGTTGAATCCAAATTTAAACTCGCTGAAACCATCGCTGACAAAATGATTCAAAAATTAAAAGCATGA
- a CDS encoding VOC family protein yields the protein MKKVTGIGGIFFKCADVQVTKDWYEKNLGIEGDQYGHTFWQRDAENPEQKTSQQWSPFPKDTDYFQPSDQEFMINYRVENLDQLLVELQSNGVTLVGEPQDFDYGKFAWALDVDGRKIELWEPKNEHLFEK from the coding sequence ATGAAAAAGGTAACAGGTATAGGTGGTATATTCTTCAAATGTGCGGATGTTCAAGTCACAAAAGATTGGTACGAAAAAAACTTAGGTATTGAGGGGGATCAATATGGACATACCTTTTGGCAACGAGATGCAGAAAATCCGGAGCAGAAAACCAGCCAACAATGGAGCCCATTCCCTAAAGACACCGATTACTTCCAGCCTAGTGATCAGGAATTTATGATCAATTACAGGGTAGAAAATCTAGATCAACTTTTAGTTGAACTACAATCTAATGGTGTAACCTTAGTTGGTGAACCTCAAGATTTTGACTATGGTAAATTTGCCTGGGCACTTGATGTTGATGGTCGCAAAATTGAATTGTGGGAGCCTAAAAACGAACATCTGTTTGAAAAATAA
- a CDS encoding GNAT family N-acetyltransferase, translating into MIHIRPAVKEDYPRVLELIQELATFEKEPDAVEVTVEELQKHASETPPLFTCFVGEYHGEIEGIALCYPRFSTWKGKTIHLEDLIVTDHMRGKGLGKALYNKVLEFAQEQNVRRVEWVVLDWNTSAIEFYKSSGASIIPGWHLAQMDKTSLAQYLDQ; encoded by the coding sequence ATGATACACATACGTCCTGCAGTCAAAGAAGATTATCCACGAGTTCTAGAATTAATTCAAGAACTAGCAACTTTTGAGAAGGAGCCTGACGCTGTAGAAGTAACAGTAGAGGAACTTCAAAAGCACGCATCTGAAACTCCGCCTTTATTCACTTGCTTCGTTGGAGAATACCATGGAGAGATTGAGGGAATTGCGTTGTGTTATCCCAGGTTTTCTACCTGGAAAGGAAAAACCATTCATTTGGAAGATTTGATCGTCACTGATCATATGCGAGGTAAAGGTCTGGGTAAGGCGCTCTACAATAAGGTGCTGGAATTTGCTCAAGAACAAAACGTACGTCGTGTGGAATGGGTTGTACTAGATTGGAACACCTCGGCGATAGAATTTTATAAGAGTAGTGGAGCTTCCATTATTCCTGGGTGGCACCTCGCACAAATGGATAAAACATCACTTGCCCAATATTTAGATCAATGA